In a genomic window of Tissierella sp. Yu-01:
- the megL gene encoding methionine gamma-lyase, producing the protein MNKETMGNMKFSTRAVHAGYQKNEYGALATPIYQTSTFIFDSAEQGGRRFALEEGGYIYSRLGNPTNTQVEEKLASLENGEAAVSAASGIGAITSVIWAAVNGGDHIVAAKTLYGCTFAYMNHGLTRFGVEVDFVDTSDPENVRKAMKPNTKVVYLETPANPNMNITDIEAISKIAHEVEGCIVVVDNTYCTPYIQRPLDLGADVVVHSATKYLNGHGDVIAGFAVGKQDFIDQVRLVGIKDMTGASLSPFDAYLINRGMKTLDLRLDKHCANAQKVAEFLETHPAIESIYYPGLKSFPQYELAKKQMKLPGAMIAFELRGGLEAGIKLMNSVELCTLAVSLGDTETLIQHPASMTHSPYTPEERAEAGISEGLVRLSVGLEDSDDIIADLKQALDQL; encoded by the coding sequence ATGAATAAGGAAACAATGGGTAACATGAAGTTTTCGACAAGAGCAGTCCATGCCGGATATCAAAAAAATGAATATGGTGCACTTGCTACTCCTATATATCAAACATCAACATTTATATTTGATTCAGCAGAGCAAGGTGGTAGAAGGTTTGCTCTAGAAGAGGGTGGATATATCTATTCAAGATTAGGTAACCCAACTAATACTCAAGTAGAAGAAAAACTTGCCAGCCTAGAAAATGGAGAGGCTGCTGTATCTGCTGCTTCAGGTATTGGAGCTATAACATCAGTAATATGGGCAGCAGTAAATGGTGGAGATCATATAGTAGCGGCTAAAACATTATACGGTTGTACATTCGCTTATATGAATCATGGACTTACAAGATTTGGAGTAGAAGTAGATTTTGTTGACACATCAGATCCAGAAAATGTTAGAAAGGCAATGAAGCCTAATACTAAAGTTGTTTACTTAGAAACCCCTGCTAACCCTAATATGAATATTACAGATATTGAAGCAATATCAAAAATAGCACATGAGGTTGAGGGATGTATTGTAGTAGTAGATAACACTTATTGCACTCCATATATTCAAAGACCATTAGATTTAGGTGCAGATGTAGTTGTTCATTCTGCAACAAAATACCTAAATGGTCACGGAGATGTTATTGCAGGATTTGCAGTAGGTAAACAGGATTTTATAGATCAAGTGAGATTAGTTGGAATCAAAGATATGACAGGTGCTTCATTAAGTCCATTTGATGCATATCTAATTAATAGAGGAATGAAAACATTAGATTTAAGATTGGATAAACACTGTGCAAATGCTCAAAAAGTTGCTGAATTCTTAGAAACTCATCCAGCAATTGAAAGCATATATTATCCTGGACTAAAGAGCTTTCCTCAATATGAATTAGCTAAGAAACAAATGAAATTACCAGGGGCTATGATAGCCTTTGAACTAAGAGGAGGGCTAGAAGCAGGTATAAAACTTATGAACTCTGTAGAGCTTTGTACACTTGCAGTTAGCTTAGGTGATACTGAAACTCTTATTCAACATCCAGCTAGTATGACTCACTCACCATATACTCCAGAGGAAAGGGCTGAAGCAGGTATTTCAGAAGGATTAGTAAGATTATCAGTTGGTCTAGAAGACTCTGATGATATAATAGCAGACTTAAAACAAGCATTAGATCAACTATAG
- a CDS encoding Na+/H+ antiporter NhaC family protein, producing MENLNKKSSGKALVPFLIFIIVYMGTGLVLQAQGVEMAFYQLPAPVAALVAIIFAFIVFKGSIDEKFNTFIKGCGDENIIIMCIIYILAGAFSTVSGAMGAVGSTVNFALSLIPAQFITPGIFIISCFISLSTGTSVGTIVAVGPIAVGLAEKGGLSMPLVIAALVGGAMFGDNLSVISDTTISATRTQNVEMRDKFRLNILMALPAAVLTVILLIIFGKPIEAVGYGDISFNIVKMLPYILVLVTALMGVNVFVVLTAGILSSGIIGMLFGDFTLLVLGQQIYNGFTGMFEIFLLSILIGGLAKMVADEGGIQWLLNKIRGMITGRKSAEIGIAALVSLTDVATANNTVAIIIDGPIAKEICNEYKVDPRRSASLLDSFSCVMQGLIPYGAQMLIAVGFTNGVVSPFQVMPLLWYQFLLGLFAIVSIYIPFTDGVIRKDPWNFEHDMPESKVSAKREA from the coding sequence ATGGAAAATTTAAACAAAAAAAGTAGTGGAAAAGCTTTAGTCCCATTTCTTATCTTTATTATCGTTTATATGGGAACTGGGCTAGTTCTTCAGGCGCAAGGGGTAGAAATGGCATTCTATCAATTGCCGGCACCTGTTGCAGCACTTGTAGCAATTATTTTTGCATTCATAGTGTTTAAAGGAAGTATTGACGAAAAGTTTAACACATTTATTAAAGGTTGTGGAGATGAAAACATCATCATAATGTGTATTATTTACATCTTAGCAGGAGCATTTTCAACTGTTTCAGGTGCTATGGGTGCAGTAGGTTCTACTGTAAACTTTGCACTTTCATTGATCCCAGCTCAATTTATAACACCAGGAATTTTTATAATATCATGCTTTATATCTTTATCTACAGGTACATCAGTAGGTACAATAGTTGCAGTGGGACCTATAGCAGTTGGATTAGCAGAAAAAGGTGGATTAAGTATGCCTCTTGTAATTGCAGCACTAGTTGGTGGTGCAATGTTCGGTGATAACTTATCAGTTATATCAGACACTACTATCTCAGCTACAAGAACTCAGAACGTAGAAATGAGAGATAAATTTAGACTAAATATTTTGATGGCATTACCAGCTGCTGTGTTGACAGTTATTTTACTAATAATCTTTGGCAAACCTATTGAAGCAGTTGGATATGGTGATATTTCCTTTAATATTGTTAAGATGCTGCCATATATATTAGTTTTAGTAACGGCTTTAATGGGAGTAAATGTTTTTGTAGTATTAACAGCAGGTATTCTATCCTCAGGAATTATTGGAATGTTATTTGGTGACTTTACTTTATTAGTTTTAGGTCAACAAATATACAACGGTTTTACAGGTATGTTTGAAATATTCCTGTTATCAATACTGATAGGTGGTTTGGCAAAAATGGTTGCAGATGAAGGCGGAATTCAATGGCTTCTTAATAAGATTAGAGGAATGATTACAGGTAGAAAATCTGCAGAGATTGGAATTGCAGCATTAGTAAGCTTGACTGACGTTGCTACAGCAAACAATACAGTAGCAATAATCATCGATGGCCCTATTGCTAAGGAAATATGTAATGAATACAAGGTAGACCCAAGAAGATCGGCTTCATTATTAGACTCATTTTCATGTGTAATGCAAGGGCTTATACCTTATGGAGCACAGATGTTAATAGCTGTAGGCTTTACAAATGGAGTAGTTAGTCCATTCCAAGTAATGCCTTTATTGTGGTATCAATTCTTACTAGGTCTATTTGCTATAGTATCAATTTATATTCCATTTACAGATGGTGTTATTAGAAAGGATCCTTGGAATTTTGAACATGATATGCCTGAAAGTAAGGTATCAGCTAAAAGGGAGGCATAA
- a CDS encoding sigma 54-interacting transcriptional regulator, with translation MKSRKIKLTFYEDIPHLTYRTLSVLYKYNAPIIWMEVYAYVCYINLHPIEDDVWNSIKNDLLKIEGWEDLEEIDLFPFEEKDTEMKNVLDIIPHGVTLLNKKGDIKYVNNYASEIIFLSNGKDITGVNIRKYIDDYDMLLSFLRKNHSRKPIAKEKVEIGNQLYQINLQHIRNEENVLTGYLISFYDIDKSQVFSRFDNPITFDDIIGESNKMIDAINQGKLYSKSDSPVLITGESGTGKELFARAIHNESSRKDKAFIAINCAAIPDQLLESELFGYEPGTFTGGTKEGKAGIFEVADKGTVFLDEIGEMPHHLQAKLLRVLQEKKVRRVGGTKEVPFDVRLISATNQNIDEMVRNKEFRLDLLFRINIFNINIPPLRERKEDIPILFEYFTRIHSERYNKHIVGIQQDAMRKLINYNWPGNVREFQNVLERAIALATKREITIKDVILNYSLIPESSIIGNSLKESVENLESKMIVECLKTSNSIREAARNLGVTHTLLINRMKKYRIDKEKLDFL, from the coding sequence ATGAAGAGTAGAAAGATTAAGTTAACATTCTATGAGGATATTCCGCATCTTACTTATAGGACTTTATCAGTATTATATAAGTATAATGCTCCTATTATTTGGATGGAAGTATATGCTTATGTATGTTATATAAATTTACATCCTATTGAAGATGATGTTTGGAATAGCATCAAGAATGATTTACTGAAGATTGAAGGTTGGGAAGATCTTGAAGAGATAGACTTATTTCCTTTTGAAGAGAAGGATACTGAGATGAAGAATGTGTTGGATATCATCCCTCATGGCGTTACTCTTTTAAACAAAAAAGGTGATATTAAGTATGTAAACAACTATGCATCTGAAATAATATTTTTATCGAATGGTAAGGACATAACAGGGGTTAATATTAGAAAATACATAGATGATTATGATATGTTGCTATCATTCTTAAGAAAAAACCATAGCAGAAAGCCTATAGCAAAGGAAAAAGTAGAAATAGGGAATCAATTGTATCAAATAAATTTACAGCATATTAGAAACGAGGAAAACGTTTTAACTGGATATTTAATCTCATTTTATGATATAGATAAATCTCAAGTATTTAGTAGATTTGATAATCCCATTACCTTTGATGATATTATCGGTGAGAGTAATAAGATGATAGATGCCATAAATCAAGGAAAGCTTTATTCCAAGTCTGATTCTCCCGTATTAATTACAGGTGAAAGTGGTACAGGTAAGGAGTTATTTGCAAGAGCGATTCATAATGAAAGCAGCAGAAAAGACAAAGCCTTTATAGCTATAAATTGTGCTGCTATTCCAGATCAACTTCTTGAAAGTGAGCTATTTGGATATGAACCGGGAACTTTTACTGGAGGTACTAAGGAGGGTAAAGCTGGGATATTTGAGGTAGCAGATAAAGGAACAGTATTTTTAGATGAGATAGGAGAGATGCCACATCATTTACAAGCTAAGTTGCTTCGTGTATTACAGGAAAAAAAGGTTAGAAGGGTTGGAGGTACGAAGGAGGTTCCTTTTGACGTAAGACTTATATCTGCAACTAATCAAAATATAGATGAGATGGTAAGAAACAAGGAGTTTAGGCTGGATTTATTATTTAGAATTAATATTTTTAATATTAATATTCCACCACTACGTGAACGAAAAGAAGATATACCAATCCTATTTGAATACTTTACTCGTATTCATTCTGAGAGATATAATAAACACATAGTTGGAATACAACAAGATGCTATGAGAAAACTAATAAACTACAATTGGCCAGGAAATGTAAGAGAATTTCAAAATGTACTGGAGAGAGCTATAGCTTTAGCTACAAAAAGGGAGATTACAATTAAGGATGTAATCTTAAATTATTCTCTTATTCCAGAATCAAGTATTATTGGGAACTCATTAAAAGAAAGTGTTGAGAACCTAGAAAGTAAAATGATTGTTGAATGCCTTAAAACAAGTAACAGTATTAGAGAGGCAGCTAGAAATCTTGGTGTTACTCATACATTGTTGATTAACAGAATGAAAAAGTATAGAATTGATAAGGAAAAACTTGATTTCTTGTAG
- a CDS encoding methyl-accepting chemotaxis protein, translating into MERAKKIILPKLYSLKITKFNGGFKLSKSIRIKSIKTKLIITFTLIILLSSITLARVSIKSASDAILYQTDYSLAQLAIDGSELTKESVDNQLKKLQKIANKSEIQSKKWELQKDTIIKERVDSGFDDLAILQLNGVASFTDGTTLDLNDREYFQRALDGQPNVSDLVISKTSNQPILVFAAPIYNGDMVVGVIIGRMHGNTLSEIISEVNFGAGGFSFMINDEGTIVAHPDEKKVMEGYNPIKESNNDNSLNSFAELVMEINEIKIGRGSYSIDGKEYLVGFKPVEDTNWTIATVLEKDQVLSAIPALTQRITIIVIAILIVCMIFTYIIGSLISNPVIAISRISSDIANLDIRNNIPEKYLRKNDETGELSRAFQNIIDNLRQIINQINNTTDNLTEASDVLSSSAAMSKTSIEELSNSIEEISHGAQEQAMNTEGGAKLINELGDYMESNKRYMSNLRNETESVTAIINQGLKDVDRLSEITDESSMALGKIHDAIQKTNESSNRIDEASKLISTIASQTNLLALNAAIEAARSGEAGRGFAVVSDEIRKLAEESEKSASIINKMVKELQTNSVEAVKEMTRVNDISKEQQNGIIDNSNKYNSIYQEIEEVNKAVAKSIESVDEMNKKKNSVLDMINNLTAIAEEYSASTEVASSSMNEQTLSVEQIANSSKNLAKLSFNLKDIINSFKI; encoded by the coding sequence ATGGAAAGAGCTAAGAAAATAATTTTACCAAAGTTATATAGTTTGAAAATCACTAAGTTCAATGGAGGTTTTAAGTTATCAAAAAGTATTAGAATAAAAAGTATTAAGACAAAGCTAATAATAACATTTACATTGATAATATTACTATCATCAATAACACTTGCAAGAGTATCTATAAAAAGCGCCAGTGATGCAATTCTTTATCAAACAGATTATTCATTGGCTCAATTGGCTATAGATGGATCGGAACTAACTAAGGAAAGCGTCGATAATCAATTAAAAAAGCTACAAAAAATAGCTAATAAAAGTGAGATTCAGAGTAAAAAGTGGGAACTTCAAAAAGATACTATAATTAAGGAAAGGGTAGATTCTGGATTTGATGATTTAGCCATATTGCAATTAAATGGGGTGGCAAGTTTTACAGATGGAACTACCTTGGATTTAAATGATAGAGAATATTTTCAAAGGGCTCTTGATGGTCAGCCTAACGTTTCTGATTTAGTAATAAGTAAAACTTCAAATCAACCTATATTAGTCTTTGCTGCGCCAATTTATAATGGTGACATGGTAGTAGGAGTAATAATAGGTAGAATGCATGGTAATACCCTTAGTGAAATCATATCTGAAGTAAATTTTGGTGCTGGTGGATTTAGTTTTATGATAAATGATGAAGGAACTATTGTAGCACATCCTGATGAAAAGAAGGTCATGGAAGGATATAATCCCATAAAGGAATCCAATAATGATAATTCTTTGAATTCTTTCGCAGAATTAGTAATGGAAATAAATGAAATAAAAATAGGAAGAGGGAGTTATTCTATTGATGGAAAAGAATATTTAGTAGGATTTAAACCTGTTGAAGATACAAATTGGACAATAGCAACTGTATTGGAGAAAGATCAAGTATTAAGTGCTATACCAGCATTAACTCAAAGAATAACTATCATCGTCATTGCTATTTTGATTGTTTGCATGATATTTACATATATTATAGGTTCGTTAATTTCCAATCCAGTAATAGCAATATCTAGAATTTCAAGTGATATAGCTAATTTAGATATAAGAAATAATATTCCTGAAAAATATTTGAGGAAAAATGATGAAACTGGGGAGCTATCTAGAGCTTTTCAAAATATTATCGACAATCTTAGACAAATAATTAACCAAATAAATAATACGACAGATAATCTAACTGAAGCTTCAGATGTACTATCGTCTTCGGCTGCTATGTCTAAGACATCCATTGAGGAACTTTCAAATTCAATAGAAGAAATATCCCATGGAGCACAGGAACAGGCTATGAATACTGAGGGAGGAGCCAAGTTGATAAACGAGTTGGGAGATTATATGGAATCCAATAAGAGATATATGTCTAATCTTAGAAATGAAACTGAAAGTGTTACCGCAATAATTAATCAAGGACTAAAGGATGTGGATAGACTTTCTGAAATAACAGATGAAAGTAGCATGGCATTAGGTAAAATACATGATGCAATTCAAAAGACAAATGAAAGCTCAAATAGAATTGATGAAGCTAGCAAATTAATATCAACTATAGCAAGTCAGACTAATTTATTAGCCTTAAATGCAGCAATTGAAGCAGCTAGGTCTGGTGAAGCGGGTAGGGGCTTTGCTGTAGTTTCTGATGAAATCAGAAAGCTGGCGGAGGAGTCAGAGAAATCTGCGTCAATAATAAATAAAATGGTTAAAGAACTTCAAACTAATTCTGTTGAAGCAGTAAAGGAAATGACTAGAGTAAACGACATATCTAAGGAGCAACAAAATGGAATTATTGATAATAGCAACAAATATAATTCCATTTATCAAGAAATAGAGGAAGTAAACAAGGCAGTTGCAAAATCTATAGAATCTGTTGATGAAATGAATAAAAAGAAAAATAGTGTTTTAGATATGATTAATAACCTTACTGCAATAGCTGAAGAGTATTCAGCGTCTACGGAAGTAGCATCGTCATCTATGAATGAACAAACACTAAGTGTAGAACAAATTGCAAACTCAAGTAAAAATCTAGCTAAATTATCATTTAATTTAAAGGATATTATAAATAGTTTTAAAATATAA
- a CDS encoding transposase, translating into MIRDFWYPSLILSSLRIAQILILEKSIMINLIQKCALIGLKPDLKVSLIPSNLVLDLRNLSREYYDLMDNRSAYVNKLQGELRMVFPQYLKIFSKITTNTALTLLEKYTSPDAFLNASKDEIITSIRSTARFGITYAENKYNAIIQASNDAKTFGHSVNSNFKRILLYIRFIRQYDEEISAILSDMHEMVDANRDTEFVKQIDLIESFKGAGFLSAVSLMCEIGDFSAFRSPKQLFAYFGLDPAVKQSGNFNGTKVNMSKRGSRIARRVIHTMALVSIALNRNGSANNPVLREYYLKKCQSKPQMVALGAIMHKVCNIVFAILRDKKGFEIITPEEHQMNYSKAKCDIAA; encoded by the coding sequence GTGATAAGGGATTTTTGGTATCCATCATTAATCCTATCATCACTAAGAATAGCACAAATATTAATATTAGAAAAGTCCATAATGATAAATTTGATTCAAAAATGTGCCTTAATTGGTTTAAAACCTGATTTAAAGGTTTCTCTTATTCCATCAAATCTTGTACTTGATTTAAGAAATCTTTCAAGAGAATATTATGATTTGATGGACAATCGCTCAGCTTACGTAAACAAGCTTCAAGGCGAACTACGAATGGTATTTCCGCAGTATTTAAAGATTTTTTCTAAAATAACTACAAATACTGCATTGACCTTACTGGAAAAATACACTTCTCCAGATGCATTTTTAAATGCTTCTAAAGATGAGATTATTACATCCATACGGTCTACTGCACGCTTTGGTATTACTTATGCTGAAAACAAGTATAATGCAATTATTCAAGCTTCTAATGATGCAAAGACCTTTGGTCATTCCGTAAACAGTAACTTTAAGCGCATTCTTCTGTACATCCGTTTCATTCGTCAATATGATGAAGAAATCTCAGCTATACTTTCTGATATGCATGAAATGGTGGATGCTAACAGAGATACTGAGTTTGTAAAACAGATAGACTTAATTGAATCTTTTAAAGGTGCAGGGTTCCTTTCTGCAGTAAGTCTTATGTGTGAAATTGGTGATTTCTCTGCTTTTCGTTCACCTAAACAACTTTTTGCATATTTTGGCCTAGATCCAGCTGTTAAACAATCAGGGAATTTTAATGGCACCAAAGTTAATATGTCAAAACGCGGCTCCCGAATTGCTAGAAGGGTAATACACACCATGGCTTTAGTCAGCATTGCTTTAAATCGTAATGGTTCTGCCAACAATCCAGTTTTACGTGAATACTATCTTAAAAAGTGCCAGAGCAAGCCCCAGATGGTAGCTCTTGGAGCTATTATGCATAAAGTATGCAACATTGTATTTGCCATCTTGCGTGATAAAAAAGGGTTTGAAATCATCACTCCAGAAGAACATCAAATGAATTACTCGAAAGCGAAATGCGACATCGCTGCATAG
- a CDS encoding DUF4183 domain-containing protein has translation MCNLGDLPTVTPENGYYLLFVNGVLQQENLYTVAVNQVVINDADLILADTTVAT, from the coding sequence ATTTGTAACCTAGGTGATCTTCCAACTGTAACCCCAGAAAATGGATACTATCTATTATTTGTAAATGGAGTATTGCAACAAGAAAATCTTTATACAGTTGCTGTAAATCAAGTTGTTATTAATGATGCAGATTTAATTTTAGCTGATACTACAGTAGCAACTTAA